The genomic stretch AGCTGGAACCAGTCGCGGCAGGTGATGCGGTTGCCGGTCCAGTTGTGGAAGTATTCGTGGGCGATGATCGCCTCGATATTGGCATAGTCCTGGTCGGTGGCCGTCTCCGGATCGGCAAGAACATACTTGTCGTTGAAGACGTTGAGCCCCTTGTTCTCCATCGCTCCCATGTTGAAGTCGGAGACGGCGACGATCATGAAGATGTCGAGGTCGTATTCTCGGCCGAAGCGCTCCTCATCCCACTTCATCGAGCGCTTCAGCGCATCCATGGCATAGGCGGCGCGCGGCTCCTTGCCGTGCTCCACATAGATCTTCAGCACCACGTCGCGGCCGGACATGGTGGTGAACGTGTCTTCGACAACACCGAGATCACCGGCGACCAGCGCAAAGAGGTAGGAAGGCTTCGGATGCGGATCGAACCAGGCGGCGAAGTGCCGGCCCTCGTCATAGTTGCCGCCGCCGAGGAAATTGCCGTTCGAGAGCAACAGCGGGTTCGCGGCCTTATCGGCAATGATGGTGATTGTATAGGGCGCCAGCACATCCGGGCGGTCGGGGAAATAGGTGATGCGGCGGAAGCCTTCAGCCTCGCACTGCGTGCAATAGACGCCGTTGGTCCGATAAAGCCCCATTAACTGGGTATTGGCTTCGGGATTGATGAAGGTGGTGACGGTGATCTCGAAGGGCACGGCTTCCGGCAGGTTCCGGATCGTCAGGCTCTGCGGCGTGGCATCGTACTGACCTGCCGGAACCTCGTTCTGGTCCAGAAGCAGGCCCGAAAGCTTCAGCTCGTCGCCATCGAGCACCAGCGGCGCGCCCGGATCGGCGCCATCGCGGCGATGGAAGATCAGCCTGGCATCGACCTTGGTGTTGGTTGGGTCGAGTTCGAAGGTGAGGTCGACGCGTTCCAGGACGAAATCGGTCGGGCGGTAGTTGGCAAGTTCAACCGTCTTGGTATCGGATGTACCCATAAGTACAGGGTTCCTATGCGTGCTTGAAAAACGAGAGGCCTGCGCAGCAGGCCTGCGAACGCGACCGAACCTGAATCGGCCCATAACCAGCCTCACCGCTCAAGGATTCCGCCGCGCGGTTCGGAAGGTCTGCAGAATAGGGCAAGCGCGGGTCCTTCGGTGAGCGAGACGGCGCCACGATATCAATGGGTTGCTAACACGATCCTAACGGCTGCAGCTTCTTTGAAGTGCAAGCGTGCCGAGACGAAGTCTATCCGGAAATGGTCGTGAGGATTTTCTCTACCACCGGAAGGTTCCGGCAGCACTTGAGGTGGGGGAACCAACTACGCTCGGCAGCTGGAATGAACCCGCCGCCAGACGCACGGTCTGGGGCGGGTGAGATCTATTCGTATCAATCGCAGGCTTCCTGCGCCGCGGTGGCAGCGGCAGTTTTCTCGCCTTCCTGCTGGGCGGCGACATCTTGCCCGGACGTGGCGAGAGAGCTGCTTTCTCCCATCGGCATGTCCCTGCCGTCCTTTGCCGCCGTTTCCGGAAGAGCTTCTTTGCTGGTAGTCGTCGTACCGGTCGAAGATTCCGTCTTCACCTGACCGGCATCGCCCTCCAGGGGTGCATGGGTTCCGTCCTTTGCGATGCCCGCTTGCTGCTCCGTGCTGACCGAGCCGGTCGTTTCCGGGCAGTCGGCGAAGCTGGAGCTGTGGGTGGCAGCTATCAAAGCGATAGTTGCCGGCATCAAGACAATCATTTTCATGGCTCATCCTCCTTTGCCGATTGACGAACATCGGTGGAGAAGCCTTTGTTCCTTGCTTACGGCCGATCACAGCGACTTGGGCAGTGTTCGTGCCACCTTCCGATCGGTCGCAGACAGATGCGTCGCAGGGGCTGAGGCTTTACTGGGGGCGCCGGCGTAAGCACCCATCAGCAACATTGATGGGAATTCGGCATTATTCGCTTTGATCTTAGCCGTACTCCGATAGTTTCGGTTGCACCCGCCACCATGTCCCCGTCGAGTTTGCAATGCCCGAGAATGCCAGATGACCGTTGATGCGGGCAATTCCCTGCGCGGGATCATGTTCAAGATCATTTCCGTCGCGATCTTCGTGCTGATGCAGACCTGCATCAAGGCTGCCGGAAGTGGCGTCCCGGCCGGGCAGATCACCTTCTACCGTTCCGCCTTCGCGCTGATTCCGATCATCGCCTACCTTGCCTGGCGACGCGACCTGCGCACGGCCGTCCATACGGATCAGCCCTTCGGCCATTTCAAGCGCGGCCTGTTCGGCGTCATGTCCATGGTCTTCGGCTTCTACGGTCTTGTCCACCTGCCGCTGCCGGAGGCGATCGCGATCGGCTATGCCTCACCGCTGATGGCGGTGGTCTTCGCAGCGCTGCTTCTGGGCGAGCAGGTGCGGCTTTACCGCTGGAGCGCCGTGGTTGCCGGCATGGTGGGCGTGCTGATCGTATCCTGGCCTAAGTTGACGCTGTTCAGCGAGGGAGGTTTCGGGTCCACCCAGGCTTTGGGTGCGGCGGCGGTGCTGGCGGGCGCGGTTCTGAGCGGACTTGCCATGGTGCAGGTGCGCCATTTGGTGAAGACGGAGCGGACGCCGACCATCGTCTTCTATTTCTCGCTGTCAGGCGCGCTGCTGTCGCTGCTGAGCCTGCCCTTCGGATGGACGGCGCTGACGGGGGACCAGGCAATACTGCTGATCGCGGCCGGCATCTGCGGAGGGATCGCCCAGATATTCCTGACTGAGAGCTATCGGCATGCGGACGTATCGGCGGTGGCGCCGTTCGAATACACGTCCTTCATCCTGGGGATTGCCATCGCCTTCGTCATCTTCGACGACGTGCCGACTGCGCCGATGATGATCGGTACGGCAATCACGGTGGCAGCCGGGATCTTCATCGTCTATCGAGAGCGGCGGCTCGGGCTGGAGCGCAAGGCGGCGCGCAAGGCCTCAGCGCCGCCCGGCTGATCGCGGGTTAAAGCGGAATGCAGGCCGTCGCCGCATTGGCGGGGCGGGCGTCGCCACGACGGACGGCACCGGCATGGCGGTATTCGCGGGCGGCACTGACGGCGGTGCTGATGCCTTCGAACGTTTCGCGCAGGGCGCGGATCGGGTGAAGCTGGCTCATGATCCTGGTTCCTTCCTCGGCTCGGTTCAGCGCTCGCGGAAATCCGTGAAGATTGCGGACGGTCGGGTGATCTTGTCCATCCGGCCGATGGCGCGCGCCGTCAGTTGCTCATTGGTGGCGGAGCCGAAGCGATGGTAGCCTTGCGTGGAGCGTTGCGGCATGCCGGCAGCGCGAAGGCTTTCAAAGCCGGAATGGATGGGGCGGGCACGAGTCATCATTGCCTTGGTTCCTAATTCTGTGGTTCCTCCCAAGACAGTCCCAATATTGCGGCGCAGCATCGATTCGACAATGCGACATAAGAGAGCGCTGCCATGCGCAGATTGCATGGCAGATTTCATAATCCGTTAACATTGATAATCCCGCGGCATCAGCCGCGCGTGATCGCCTGCGAAAACATGAGGAGGTCGCGCCATGCAAGCGCTTTCGTCGCGGGGGCGCCTAGCAGGTCCTGCGGATGCAGCGTTGCAAATGCGCGGACGGAGCGGCCGCCTACCGTCACCTCCCGCCATTCCCCCCGCAGGTTGTGGATCGTACCCGTTTCTCCGAAGAAGAAGCGGGCAGGAAAATTCCCGAGCAGCAGTACGTGATCAGGTTCGGCCAAGGCAATTTGGCGTTCGATGAAGGGCTTGCAGATCGCAGTTTCAGCAGGCGAGGGCATCCGGTTGCCGGGCGGGCGCCACGGAATGATGTTGGTGAGCAGCACCGCCTCCCGCGACAGTCCGATGGCTGCCAGCATCCGGTCGAGCAACTGCCCCGTACGGCCGGAAAAGGGCAGGCCATCGCGATCATCGTCGGCATTCGGCATGGGGCCGATGACCATGATACGCGCGGCGGGGTCGCCACTGGCGAAGACGGTGGAACGGGCGCCGTTCTTGAGGTTGCAGCTGTCGAAGCGCTCGATCGCCGCCTTCAGTTCCGCAAGCGAGGAAGCACCTTCCGCCGCCCGCTGCGCGGCGGCTACCGCATCGACGTTCGGCATGGCGACGGGTGGCGGATTGAGCGGTTGGGCCGCTGCGGCAGCGCGTGCTGGCTGTTGCCGGTCGGCCCGTTGTTGGGGAGCGGGCTGCGAAGCCCTGCTCTGCTCGCGGGCCACCTTCTGCGCCGCAAACTCCGCAACGCGGTCGATCGGCGCATCCTCCAGCAGCCATTCCACGCCGCTATCCGCATAGAAATGCAGAAGTGCGGAGAGTTCCTGGGGCTGGAGGTCTTTCGCCTGGATCATCAGGCCACTCTAGCGAAGCGGAAGGGGCGGGGGAAGCATCAAGCGGCCCATCGCGCCATCTCGCCACTCTCTCCGATCAGCGCCAGGCCGTGGGCGATCGACAGAAGCTCGCCGCCGCTTTCGATCCGGCCCGCATCGAAACGCCGGTTGAAGATTTCGCGCACGGCCGGCACGAAGGAGGTGCCGCCGGTGAGGAAGACCTTGTCGATGGCCGCAGGCGCCGTGTTTGTCTCGACCAGGACCTGGTCGAGGGCAGCCTCGATGCGGGAAAGGTCGTCGGCGATCCAGTTCTCGAAGTCGCGGCGCCGGACGGTCTTGCTGCCGGCCTTGCCGAGCGGCGCAAAGCTGAACTCCGCCTCTTCCATCCCCGAAAGCGCCATCTTCGTCGCCGACACCGCCTGGTAGAGCGGGTAGCCCTCGTCATGCTCGACGAGATCGATGAAGAGTTCGAGCTTTTCCGGTTCCAGTGCCGAGCGCACCAGCGATTGCAGGTCTGCGAACTCCTTCGATCCCTTGAAGATCGACAGCTGGTTCCAGCGCGAGAAGCTCGTGTAGTAGTTGCTCGGCACGTCGAGCACCTTGTCGAAGCTCCTGAACTGGCTTCCCTTGCCGATCTCCGGCGCGACGAGGTGTTCGATCATGCGCGCGTCGAACTGGTCGCCGGCAATACCGACGCCGGAATGGCCAATCGGGGTGGCGGAAAGCCTGCCTGCATGGCGCTCGAAGCGGATCAGCGAATAGTCGGTCGTACCGCCGCCGAAATCCGCCACCAGGACATTGGCGTCCTTCTGCAGGTTCTGGGCGAAGTAATGGGCCGCAGCGACGGGCTCGTAGACGTAGGCGATCTCCGGAAAGCCTAGCCGCGTCAGCGCCGCGTTATAGCGCTCGAGTGCCAGATCCGCGTCGGCGCTGGCGCCGGCGAACTGCACCGGACGGCCGACGACGATGCGCGAGACCTCTGCCGGCCAGGCCTCGCCCGCATAGGCGGAAAGCCGCCGCAGGAAGATCTCCATCAGATCCTCGAACTGGTGGCGGCGCGCGAAGATCAGCGTGCCCTGGAAGAGCGGGCTTGCCGCAAAGGTCTTGATCGATTGCAGGAAGCGGCAGTCGCCGGGGTTGTCGATGAAGGCGCGGATCGCCGCCTGTCCCGCCTCGACCTTCAGCGCCTGCGCGCCGAGCTGCCTGTCCTTCATGAAGGAGAGCGCCGTGCGCATCGTGTCGGTGGTGCCGGCACTGCTCGCAAACGGCATGGACTGCGTGGCCCCATCGCCTTCCGCCAGTGCAATGACGGTGTTGGTCGTGCCGAAATCCAGCCCCAGCGCCCGTGCCATGGCGGTGCTCCTCGTCCAGTCGTGATCGTTGAACCCGGAGCATCAGCCCGGAACGCCAAAGGACGCCTGCCGCGCCCCGGTGAAATCGAGCGCGCCTGATCGCACAGGCGCGGCGGCATGGCAAGGGAGGAGCGCCTAGCCCGCCGCCCTTGTCGCCGCCGCCATCTCCGCCATCCAGTCGGCAAAAGCGTTCATCGCCGGCGTCGGGGTGCGGGATTTGAGCCGCGTCAGCCAGTAGCTGCCTTTCGAGACATAGACGGGGAAGGGCTGTTCCAGCGCACCGGAGGCAAGGTGGCGGGAGAACATCAGCGGCGGGGCGAGGGCGACGCCGGTGCCTTGCAGGGCCGTTTCCACCATCAGCACGGAGGAATCGAACACCGGCCCGGTGATCGCCGGGGCGGGGGCGCCGGCGGCCTCGAACCAGCCGGGCCATTCGTCGGCGCGGTAGGAGCGGAGCAGCGTCTCGCGCCTAATGTCTTCCGGGGTCTTAAGTCGGGCGGCTATCGCCGGCACGCACAGCGCCGAGAGCGGCGCCGCAAACAGCGCTTGCGCCTCTGTATCGTGCCAGGCGCCGTTGCCGAAACGGATCGCGTAATCGAGGCCTTCGGCGGCGATATCGACGCGGTTGTTGTTGGTGGAGAGGCGCACGTCGATGAAGGGATGGCGGGCGCGGAAGCCGGCAAGGCGCGGCAGGAGCCAGCCGACGGCGAAGGTACCGACGGCGCCGAGCGTCAGCACCTCGCGCATGTGCCCGCCCTCGAACCGCTCCAGCATGTCGGCCATGCGGTCGAAGCTCTCCTTCAGCGTTGGCAGGAGCGCCAAGCCGTCTTCGGTGATCATCAGTCCGCGCGGCAAGCGGCGGAAGAGCGTGACGCCCAGCCGCTGTTCCAGGAGCTTCACCTGATGGCTGACGGCCGCTTGCGTGACGCAGAGCTCGATCGCCGCACGGGTGAAGGAGAGGTGGCGGGCGGCGGCCTCGAAGGCGCGCAACGCGTTCAGCGGAAGATGCGGCCGGACCATGCAATGCCCCAGTTTTTCTTATGGCTCCCGCCAGTTATCATCGTTTGCGGCGCTCCCGCAACGGGCCCTAGAAATGGCCCGTTCACATCGCGGGAGACATATCATGATCCTGGAAAGACGCGGCCTCCCGGCTGCTGCCATGGGCATTTTTGCCGCATCTACTGCCACAGGGCCGGCATCCGCCGCCGATCCCATCCGCTGCACGGTGGTGCTGGACGCCGAAAGCGGCGAGGCGCTTCACCGGCAGGGGACCTGCGATGAGCGGATCTATCCAATGTCGACCTTCAAGCTGCCCTTGGCCATGATGGGCTATGACGCCGGCATTCTGACCGACGAGACGACGCCGCGCTGGGACTACCAGGCGAAGTTCGGCGGTCCGGCGCGGGTGAAGAAGGCCTTCGACCCGACCGGCTGGGAGCGGGAATCGATCGTCTGGTATTCCCAGGAGATCACCCGCCGTCTCGGCGAAGACCGGTTCGGCGACTACGTGAAGACCTTCGCCTATGGCAACGCGGACGTTTCCGGCGGGCCTGGGAAGCTGGACGGATTGACGGAGTCCTGGCTGATGTCGTCGCTGAAGATCTCGCCGGACGAGCAGGTGGATTTCCTCCGCCGCTTCCTGAAACGGGAACTGCCGATCTCGGATCATGCGGTGGCGATGACGCAGGCGATCACCCCGCGCTTCGAGGCGGCGGACGGCTGGGTGATCCACGGCAAGACCGGCAGCGGCCGGATGCGCGACGCGAACGGCAAGCCCAGGAGCGACCGTCCCATCGGCTGGTTCGTCGGCTGGGCGGAGAGGGAAGGGCGAGAGCTCGTGTTCGCGCGGCTTCTGGTCGATGCAAAGCCGCACGACGAACCGATCAGCTTCGTGGTACGGGATTCGCTGATCGAGGACCTGCCGGGACTGGTGGCAGATAGATAACCAGCGACGCCGGGCGATCTGCTAGGCGACGGCCGTCGCGACCATGTCCGGGTGCAGCCTGATCACCCGGATATAGGCAATGGCGAAATCCGGAGGAGTGACGCGAGCCTGTTCCCAATCACGCAATGTGCCGACCGGGACTCGAAATCGGGTGGCGAAAGCCGACTGGGAGAGGCCAAGCTCGGTCCGCGTCTGGCGGATGAGGCGTGCTCGCTGACCCCGTTCCAATGCTTCGGCTGTAACGTCGAAGTCCTCGGGGTCGGCCGGATCAGCCGGAAGAATGATAGGCTCGTTCTTCACCTGTGTTGCTCCTTCTCACGGAGATGAAGCGAGGAAACTCGGCCCGCCAGACGAAGATGCCGGTGAACAGCTTCTCCTCCACCAGCCCGATGACCTTGAAGCGCTCCTCGCCATCGATCTCCCGGATCTACGGCAGAACGAGATGGTTCATGTCCTCAAGGATCCGGTCGCCGAAGCTGAGCGACAAGCCGTGCATCTCGTAGCTGCACAAGTGGGACCTCTACCGCCGCGCCCACCATACCAGCACCATTCCCGCCAGCGCCAGGATCGCGCCGTAGAGGATCCAGGGCGACTGGTCGATCATGAAGCTCGAGGCCGGATAGGGAAAGATGCCGCTGCCCTGGGCCATCCAGAGGAGGCCCATGAAGATGGCGAGGGCGCCGATCACGATGCCGAGACGCTTCATGGGCGGCGTCCTCCCGCAGGACGGATCAGGATTCGCCGAGGAACTGGTCGTCGCCGAAGCCGGGGCCGCGCGGTTCGTCGCGCAAGAGCTTCCACGAGCCGATCAGCACGATCAGCCCGAAGGCGACGACCAGAGAGCCGTTGATCGTCCAGACGCTGAGTTCGCTCATGAATCCTGTCGCCGGCAGTCGGATGATGCCCGTACCATGGCCGACCCAGGCGAGGCCGACGACGATGATCGCAAGCCCTGCCGCGACCATCCAGTTCCTGATCTTCTCCAAGCTTCCCTCCCATGGAGCAATTTGTCGCACCCACATTAGCAGAGACGAGGCCGGATTCCAGAGATTTTGCAAGGTCTTGATATTCATCAAGTCCGCGCAGGAAACCCTGCGCGGAACTGGGAAAGCCCTAGATCGACTTTGAGGCGCCGCCATCCACGCGCAGCATCGTTCCGGTGACGTAGCTCGCCGGCACCGAGCAGAGGAAGGCTGCGGCGGCGGCGAATTCCTCCACCTTGCCCAGACGTCCGGCGGGGATCGACTTGACGGAGGCGGCGCGGATTTCCTCGACGGACTTGCCCTGGCGCTTCGCATTGGCGCCGTCGAGTTCGTCGATGCGGTCGGTGTGGATGCGGCCGGGCAGGATCATGTTGGCGGTGACGCCATAGGAAGCGACCTCGGCCGACAGCGTCTTGTTCCAGCCGACGAGGGCTCCGCGCAGCGTGTTGGAGAGCGCCAGGTTCGGGATCGGTTCGAAGACGCCGGAGGAGGCGACCGTGAGGACGCGGCCGAAGCCCTGCGTCTTCATCAGCGGCAGAAGCGCATTGGTCAGCGTGATGACCCGGACGACCATGGACTGGAAGAAGTTGTAGAGCTTTTCCGCATCCATCTCCTCGGCCATGCCTGGCGTCGGGCCGCCGGTGTTGTTGACGAGGATGTCGATGCCGCCGAGCTTCTCGTGGACGGCTTTCAGCATCGCATCGACGAAGTGCGCATCGGCAAGGTCCGCCTCCACCCAGTCGGCCTTGCCCTTGCCGGCGGCGTTGATGGCCTCCGCATTGGCCTTCAGCTTGTCTGCGCTGCGGCCGCAGAGGAGCACATGCGCGCCTTCGTCTGCAAGTGCCCGGGCGATGCCGAGGCCGAGGCCGCGTGAGGAGGCGAGAACGAGCGCGCGCTTGCCGGCCAGTCCGAGATCCATGGTGATGTCCTTCCAATGCTGTGAATGCGCAGCGAACTTAGCGATGCGAGCGGGCGTCGAAAAGGCCCGGCGCGGCGAAAATGATCCAGGTCAAAGCGCAAATGTTCCCGAGGCTCGATAGATTCAGGCGAAGGTTCAAAGCTGGAACTCGCCGGTATGGTGCGCGCCGTCTTCCGGCGAGGGAGTGACGGACAGGGAGATCGGGGTGACGATGGACAACGAATGGCAAATCACGGCGAGCCGGCGCGCCTTTCTTGGCGCAGTTGCGGCCGGGATTGCGGCGACGGCGGTCACGGGATCGGGGTACGCGCAGACGCAGCGAACCACGGCACGCATCGTCATCATCGGCGCCGGTGCGGCCGGGACCGCACTTGCCAACCGGCTGGTGCGTCGTCTGGAGGGCGCCCAGATCACCCTCATCGACGGCCGCAAGGAACACCTCTATCAGCCGGGGCTGTCCCTGGTGGCCGCTGGATTGAAGCCCGCCTCCTACACGGTTTCGGAGACCACTGACTGGCTCCCGCGGGGCGTGACGCTGGTCGCCGAGGCCGCCGCTGCCATCGATCCCGTGGCCAAAACCGTGGCTACAGCGGGCGGCCAGACGCTCCCCTACGACTTCCTCGTCGTGGCGCCCGGCCTCGTGCTGGATCACGCGGCGATCGCGGGTTTCTCGCTCGATCTCGTCGGCACGAATGGCATTGGTGCGCTCTATGCCGGGCCGGAATATGCGGCGAAGACCTGGGCTGCCGCCTCCAGGTTCACCGAAGAGGGCGGTGTTGCCATCTCCACGCGCCCGACGACCGAGATGAAGTGCGCCGGCGCCCCGCTGAAGCACACCTTCCTGATCGAGGACATTGCCAGCCGCACGGTCGGTCAGGGCAAGTACGAGATGCACTATGCCGCGCCGCAAACGACGCTGTTCGGCGTGCCGATCGTTTCGGAAAAGGTGCGCATGCTGTTCGGCCAGCGCGGCATCGCCACGCATTACGGCCACACCCTGAAGGCGATCGACCCCGGCCGCAAGGTCGCGACCTTCGCCACCACCGATGCAAGCGGTGCGACGGGAACCGCCGAGATGGCCTATGACTACCTGCACGTCATCCCGCCGCAGCGGGCGCCGGACGTCATCCGCCAGTCCGGCCTCTCCTGGTCCGACAAGTGGACCGACCAGGGCTGGGTAGAGGTCGACCAGAAGACCCTGCGCCACCGCCGCTTCCCGGAGGTCTTCGCCATCGGCGACGTGGCCGGCGTTCCGAAGGGCAAGACGGCGGCAAGCGTCAAGTGGCAGGTCCCGGTCGTCGAGGATCACCTTGCGGCGGCGATCGAGGGCAGGGAGGGAACGCTCGCCTATGACGGCTATACGTCCTGCCCGCTGATCACCCGCGTCGGCCGGGCCATGCTCGTGGAGTTCGACTACAACAACAACCTGGTCCCCTCCTTCCCGGGCATCATAGCCCCGCTGGAGGAGCTGTGGATCAGCTGGCTGATGAAGGAGGTGGCGTTGAAGGCCACCTACAATGCCATGCTGCGTGGCAAGGCTTGAGGGGAGGCGACAATGCAGGACATGACGCTTGAAACCATGCTGGCGGTCTTTCAGGAGATGTTCGGCCCGGTGCTTTTCTGGATCCTGGTGCTGGCAGCCGTCGTCATTACCCTTCTTTACCTCTACGTGCTGGTGCGGGACCGGGCGCTTTCGATGCGCAAGTTCCTGATGGCGCAGCTCTCCATGCCGATTGGTGCGATCGCCGCCGTGTTGTTTGTCCAGGCTGTGACGGACTCCCACTTCCGCGACATCGGCGGGCCGATCGACGTTATCGTGCTTCTTGGCGTGGCTCTCTTGGGGGCGATCGGGCTCGCGATCCTCGTCTACACGGCACAATCGCTGATCCGCCGGCACCCCTGAGGTGTAGCGCCACTCCTTTGGCGGTCTTTGACATTTGCCGCGTCTGCCACTAGGAAACGCGGCATGTCTGGCTGCGAGAGTTGCAGCTACGCGCCACGGCGCCCGAACATTCCGAAAGACCAAGAAGATGACTGATCACGAAGGCGCCGTTCCGGCGATCGCCAAGGCATTGGCGAAGCGCGGCTATGCGACGCTCACCCCCGTCCAGCAGGCCATGCTCGACCCGGCGCTGCAGACCTCCGATGCGCTGGTTTCGGCCCAGACGGGCTCGGGCAAGACGGTCGCCTTCGGCATCGCCATGGCGCCGACGCTGCTGGACGACGGTGAGCGCTTCGAACGCGCTGGCGCACCGCTGGCGCTCGTCATCGCGCCGACCCGTGAACTCGCCATGCAGGTGAACCGCGAACTGGCTTGGCTCTACGAAATGACCGGGGCGGTGATCGCCTCCTGCGTCGGCGGCATGGACATCCGCAGCGAGCGGCGGGCGCTGGAGCGCGGTGCGCATATCGTCGTCGGCACGCCCGGCCGCATCTGCGATCACATCCGCCGCAATGCGCTCGACATGTCGGAGCTTCGGGTCGCGGTGCTCGACGAGGCCGACGAGATGCTCGACCTCGGGTTTCGCGAGGACCTGGAATTCATCCTCGACGCAGCACCGGAGGGCCGGCGGACGCTGATGTTCTCCGCGACGGTGCCGTCGGGGATTGCCAAGCTTGCCAAGCGCTACCAGCGCGATGCGGTGCGCATTTCGACCACGGCCGAGGAGAAGCAGCATGCCGACATCGAGTATCGGGCACTGCTCGTCGCTCCGTCCGACCGCGAGAACGCCATCATCAACGCGCTGCGCTTCTACGATGCGAAGAATGCCATCGTCTTCTGCTCGACCCGCGCGGCGGTGAACCACCTGACGGCACGCTTCAACAACCGCAACTTCGACGTCGTGGCGCTCTCCGGCGAGCTGACGCAGAACGAACGCACGCACGCGCTGCAGGCGATGCGCGACGGCCGCGCCCGTGTCTGCATCGCCACCGACGTCGCCGCCCGCGGCATCGACCTGCCGGGCCTCGACCTCGTCATCCATGCCGACCTGCCGACCAATTCCGAAACGCTGCTGCACCGCTCCGGCCGCACGGGCCGTGCCGGCAATAAGGGCGTCAGCGCGCTGATCGTGCCGGTCAACCAGCGTCGCAAGGCAGAGCGCCTGCTGGCAGGCGCCGATGTGACGCCAACCTGGGCGCATCCTCCGTCTGCCGACGAGGTGATTGCGCGCGACCAGGAGCGCCTTCTGGCCGATCCGGTGTTCGACGAGGCGCCGCGTGAGGAAGAGCAGGAACTGATTGCCCGTCTGGTGGAAACCTATGGCGCGGAAAAGCTCGCTGCCGCTTTCGTCAACCTGCACCGGGCAAAGAATGCCGCGCCGGAAGACCTCTTGCCGGTCTCGCTTGATCCAGGCGCCCGCAAAGGTCGTGAAGGAAAGGCCGGTGATCCCGCATCTCGTCCGCTGACGCCGCGCGGCGACTTCGGTCCCGCCGTCTGGTTCTCGCTGTCGGTCGGCCGAAAGCAGCGCGCCGAGCCCCGCTGGTTGATCCCCACCATCTGCCGCAACGGTGATCTCTCCAAGAACGAGATCGGCGCGATCAAGATGCAGGCGGACGAGACCTATGTAGAGATCGCCGCCGACCATGCCGAACGCTTCATGGCGAAGCTCGGCAAGGACCGGATGATGGACCGCGGCATCCGCGTCACCCGCCTGGAGCGGGCGCCGGACTTCAGCAAGTTTACCCGAGGCGACGACGAGGCCCCGCGCCGTGATGGCCCGCGGATGGACAAGCCCTGGAAGGGCAAAAAGTCGGGTGATGGCGATGCCGCCGAGCGGCCCCGGCGGGAGAAGCCGTTCCGCGAGAGACCTTCTGGCGAGGCGCCTGCCCGGGACTGGAAGCCGAAGGGTAGGTCCGCTGACGCGCCGCGTGACATGCGCAGCGTCGATGACGAAGTCTGGGGTGATCCGAAGCCGAAGGCGAGCTTCGGCAAGGGCAAGCCTGCCCGTGGCGGCGATACAACTGGGCAGCCGCAGAAGAAGGGTTCCGGCAAGTCGTTCGGCGACAAGCCGTTCAAGGGCAAGGCTGCCGGCAAGGATACCGCGGGCAAGCCGTTCGGTTCCAAGGGCAAGGCGGGTGGCGGTCCCAAGAAGTTCGGCAAGGGGAACGACCGCGCCCGGTGACCGGTGAACAGTGCCCTCAGAAGGGCACCTTGCCCGGATTGAACAAGCCCTTCGGGTCGAGCGCCTGCTTGAGCGTATGGGCCAGAGCCTGCTTCTCCTTCGAGGTGAAGGTCTCGTAGCCGTAGCGCTTTTCAAGGCCCACCCCGTGCTCGGCTGAAAAACTACCGCCGGCTTCCCGGATGCCGGTGTAGACCGCATTTTCAACGGCACGCAGTTCCTCGTCCGGCAGCGGGCCGCGCTTGATCAGAGT from Pseudorhizobium banfieldiae encodes the following:
- a CDS encoding SDR family oxidoreductase — translated: MDLGLAGKRALVLASSRGLGLGIARALADEGAHVLLCGRSADKLKANAEAINAAGKGKADWVEADLADAHFVDAMLKAVHEKLGGIDILVNNTGGPTPGMAEEMDAEKLYNFFQSMVVRVITLTNALLPLMKTQGFGRVLTVASSGVFEPIPNLALSNTLRGALVGWNKTLSAEVASYGVTANMILPGRIHTDRIDELDGANAKRQGKSVEEIRAASVKSIPAGRLGKVEEFAAAAAFLCSVPASYVTGTMLRVDGGASKSI
- a CDS encoding NAD(P)/FAD-dependent oxidoreductase, which produces MDNEWQITASRRAFLGAVAAGIAATAVTGSGYAQTQRTTARIVIIGAGAAGTALANRLVRRLEGAQITLIDGRKEHLYQPGLSLVAAGLKPASYTVSETTDWLPRGVTLVAEAAAAIDPVAKTVATAGGQTLPYDFLVVAPGLVLDHAAIAGFSLDLVGTNGIGALYAGPEYAAKTWAAASRFTEEGGVAISTRPTTEMKCAGAPLKHTFLIEDIASRTVGQGKYEMHYAAPQTTLFGVPIVSEKVRMLFGQRGIATHYGHTLKAIDPGRKVATFATTDASGATGTAEMAYDYLHVIPPQRAPDVIRQSGLSWSDKWTDQGWVEVDQKTLRHRRFPEVFAIGDVAGVPKGKTAASVKWQVPVVEDHLAAAIEGREGTLAYDGYTSCPLITRVGRAMLVEFDYNNNLVPSFPGIIAPLEELWISWLMKEVALKATYNAMLRGKA
- a CDS encoding DUF5368 domain-containing protein, giving the protein MQDMTLETMLAVFQEMFGPVLFWILVLAAVVITLLYLYVLVRDRALSMRKFLMAQLSMPIGAIAAVLFVQAVTDSHFRDIGGPIDVIVLLGVALLGAIGLAILVYTAQSLIRRHP
- a CDS encoding DEAD/DEAH box helicase — protein: MTDHEGAVPAIAKALAKRGYATLTPVQQAMLDPALQTSDALVSAQTGSGKTVAFGIAMAPTLLDDGERFERAGAPLALVIAPTRELAMQVNRELAWLYEMTGAVIASCVGGMDIRSERRALERGAHIVVGTPGRICDHIRRNALDMSELRVAVLDEADEMLDLGFREDLEFILDAAPEGRRTLMFSATVPSGIAKLAKRYQRDAVRISTTAEEKQHADIEYRALLVAPSDRENAIINALRFYDAKNAIVFCSTRAAVNHLTARFNNRNFDVVALSGELTQNERTHALQAMRDGRARVCIATDVAARGIDLPGLDLVIHADLPTNSETLLHRSGRTGRAGNKGVSALIVPVNQRRKAERLLAGADVTPTWAHPPSADEVIARDQERLLADPVFDEAPREEEQELIARLVETYGAEKLAAAFVNLHRAKNAAPEDLLPVSLDPGARKGREGKAGDPASRPLTPRGDFGPAVWFSLSVGRKQRAEPRWLIPTICRNGDLSKNEIGAIKMQADETYVEIAADHAERFMAKLGKDRMMDRGIRVTRLERAPDFSKFTRGDDEAPRRDGPRMDKPWKGKKSGDGDAAERPRREKPFRERPSGEAPARDWKPKGRSADAPRDMRSVDDEVWGDPKPKASFGKGKPARGGDTTGQPQKKGSGKSFGDKPFKGKAAGKDTAGKPFGSKGKAGGGPKKFGKGNDRAR
- a CDS encoding FAD-binding oxidoreductase, with amino-acid sequence MPRSPKPPPSTSPFRQPVSTPNVAQLESRLKAIDPTYAAYVYGHIADGNLHLTLIKRGPLPDEELRAVENAVYTGIREAGGSFSAEHGVGLEKRYGYETFTSKEKQALAHTLKQALDPKGLFNPGKVPF